A stretch of Argiope bruennichi chromosome 10, qqArgBrue1.1, whole genome shotgun sequence DNA encodes these proteins:
- the LOC129987658 gene encoding uncharacterized protein LOC129987658 produces the protein MASAEVGKFPEPATTIPCWAPCWAMPPDLNHYQCHMGSFSNVVEAKSTTRYMVIHTPNTFHSISPFLINKLILSTIGEVQNIKKLRSGDLLLQVSEKQALQISKMTTLSSFPIQTSYHKTMNISRGVLSEPDFIKVSEAEFLEELRDQNVCAARRINIRRGDKLVPTQHVVLTFQTPVLPKSIKGGYINCKIRPYIPNPLRCFKCQRYGARFFSFTQENSCRGYKEEEKTSR, from the exons atggcaagtgccgaggtTGGAAAGTTTCCAGAGCCGGCAActaccatcccttgttgggctccgtgctGGGCGATGCCGCCGGACCTGAATCATTATCAATGTCATATGGGGTCTTTTTCTAACGTCGTCGAAGCCAAATCTACTACTCGTTACATGGTCATTCATACACCTAACACTTTTCATTCCATTTCTCCGTTTCTTATTAATAAACTCATCTTATCTACTATTGGTGaggttcaaaatataaaaaaattacgctCTGGTGATCTACTATTACAGGTATCCGAGAAACAAGCATTGCAGATCAGTAAAATGACAACACTGAGTTCCTTCCCAATACAAACATCGTAccataaaacaatgaatatatcACGTGGTGTACTCTCCGAACCCGACTTTATAAAGGTTTCTGAAGCAGAATTTTTGGAAGAGCTACGAGATCAAAATGTATGTGCCGCTCGTCGCATTAATATTCGACGAGGTGACAAACTTGTTCCTACGCAACATGTTGTTCTTACATTTCAAACGCCGGTTTTGCCTAAGTCCATAAAAGGcggttatattaattgcaaaattcgaCCCTACATCCCCAATCCTCTACGATGTTTTAAATGTCAGAG ATATGGAGCTCGATTCTTCAGCTTCACACAAGAAAATTCCTGCAGAGggtataaagaagaagaaaaaacctccagataa
- the LOC129987660 gene encoding uncharacterized protein LOC129987660, giving the protein MGPKNLNQQTTRKNTEKYYDHFFVIKRLSEDKETFHTVSPFLVEKAVSGTLGEVSAIRKLRSGDLLVEVNSRKQSNQILKLKALATIPISVSAHTSLNSSKGVITCGELFHTSIEEITNDLKPEGVIHVRRISIRRDGQLLPTKHLVLTFQMPTLPEVVKIGYMRLKVRPFIPNPLRCFQCQRFGHSKIACRGTLTCARCAEKGHDSQQCTSSEKCVNCDGEHTSFSRSCPRWRLEKEIITLKTKEQISYPEAKRRIEAQTPSPGVSYASAVKKSYCKNCSCKNCVQIVAEKVPPAKTSESDTEPSTNSAPESHDLPKRKPKPKPPRALKLKLSKHGLSQEMISEKFKSKLKKSNIRNSVALGLATTGTVQKDLPTIFGGLSKSPDSIALHPSDEEEDDLEMSCEITPTQTNALYNSHVKKLS; this is encoded by the coding sequence atggggcctaaaaacttaaatcaacaaaCGACacgaaaaaatacagaaaaatattacgatcatttttttgttatcaaaagaCTTTCTGAAGATAAGGAGACATTTCACACGGTCTCTCCGTTCCTTGTAGAAAAAGCCGTTTCTGGAACACTTGGGGAAGTTTCTGCCATACGCAAACTTCGTTCGGGAGATTTGTTGGTGGAAGTTAATTCTCGAAAACAATCTAATCAAATTCTCAAACTGAAAGCATTGGCTACAATTCCCATTTCTGTAAGCGCGCATACATCTCTTAATTCTTCTAAAGGTGTTATTACATGTGGGGAGTTATTTCATACATCAATTGAAGAAATTACAAATGACCTAAAACCTGAAGGAGTGATACATGTACGCCGTATCTCaattcggcgggatggacaactcctcccTACAAAGCACCTCGTTCTTACGTTCCAAATGCCTACTTTGCCAGAAGTAGTTAAAATAGGATATATGAGATTGAAAGTGCGTCCTTTTATACCTAACCCTCTGAGATGCTTTCaatgccaacgttttgggcaCTCTAAGATCGCCTGCCGCGGGACACttacttgcgcccgttgtgcagagaaaggacatgatagccagcagtgcacCTCATCTGAAAAGTGCGTCAACTGTGATGGCGAACATACTTCCTTTTCCAGATCATGTCCACGTTGGaggttggaaaaagaaattataactttgaaaacaaaagaacaaatttctTATCCAGAAGCGAAAAGAAGAATCGAGGCACAGACACCTTCCCCTGGGGTCAGCTATGCATCAGctgttaaaaaatcatattgtaaaaACTGTTCATGTAAAAATTGTGTGCAGATTGTTGCTGAAAAAGTTCCTCCCGCAAAAACATCCGAATCTGATACAGAACCTTCCACAAACAGTGCTCCTGAATCTCACGATCTACCGAAACGTAAACCAAAACCAAAGCCTCCACGTGCTCTTAAATTAAAGCTTTCGAAACACGGCCTTTCACAAGAAATGATTtcggaaaaatttaaatcaaaattgaaaaaatccaaTATTCGAAATTCGGTTGCTCTGGGACTTGCAACTACGGGGACGGTCCAAAAGGATTTACCTACTATTTTTGGAGGATTGTCCAAAAGTCCCGATTCAATTGCTCTCCATCCATCCGACGAAGAGGAGGATGaccttgaaatgagttgcgaaatAACGCCAACTCAAACTAACGCCCTTTATAATTCCCACgttaaaaaactttcttaa